From the genome of Arthrobacter sp. SLBN-122:
ACGCCGAGCCGCGGGTCCTCGAGTCCAACCGGCCCGGCCTGGGTATCCGTGCCGACGCTGGCCAGGCGCTCGCAGCCCTGGACGAGGCACTGCAGTCCGGCAGGACCACAAGTCCTGACTGGCATGGTTCCACTCCCGAAGGGCTGGTCAAGGAGTCCCTCGCCAAGGTCCGCGCCCGGCTGGAATCGCAGGACTTGGCCAAGGAGCTGAAGTTCATGGCCGACATCCGCGAGGCCGTCCCCGCGGACATGCAGACGTTCTGGGACATGACCATCGCCGCCTACTGGGGCTGGTCCTGCTGGGACGCCCGTGAAGGTCAGTTCCACTCCGCGCAGGGCGCCGGCGGCCTGGGCTTCGCGTTTCCCGGTGCCATCGGAGCGGCCGTGGGACTGGAAACCACGGGCAGGCCCGGACGCGTCCTGGCCGTCTCCGGCGACGGCTCGTCGATGTACTCCATTGCCGAGCTGGCCACCGCGAAGCAGCACAACGTTCCGGTCACATGGCTGATCGTGGACGACGGCGGCTACGGCATCCTGCGCGAATACATGGTGGGTGCGTTCGGCATGGCAACGGCCACCGAACTGGCCCGCCCGGACTTCGTCAAGCTTGCCGAATCGTTCGGCGTGCCCGCCACCAGGGTTGCGCCGGAGGATGTGGGGGACGCGCTTAAGGCCGGCTTCGCTGCGGACGGGCCCAACGTCGTCGTGGTTGAAACCCTCCTGAAGATGTTCGCCCCCACCCACGTGGACGTTTGAACGCACCCTCGGCCAGCAACGCTCCCTCACCTCCCGGTTCGCCCGGTGAAGTGGGGGAGCGCTGTTGTAAAGGCACTTCCCCAACAACTTCGTTTCCCTAAGCAACCTTTTTCCGATACAGTTGCTTGCAGCAACTAATTCTTTAGGAGGATCATGTCTGTCGCACCGGCCACCGCAGCCGACCTCGTCAGCCATATCTATGACCTCCAGCGTGCACTGCGCTGCGTCACTATGGCCAACATCAAGGGCCAGGACACCGGCATCGCCCTCCAGGGCGTGCTCAGGTTCATCGGCGAAGGGGAGACCCGGGCCGCGCACCTGGCCGAGCGCCTTGGGGTCAGTCCTCCGGTGCTCAGCCGGCACGTGGCTGAGCTGGCGGACGCGGGCCTGGTGGTCCGCACTCCGGACCCGCACGACGGCAGGGCGCAGCTGCTGGCACTCTCCCCGCGGGGGCAGGAAAAGCTCGCAGAGGTGGTGCAGCACCGGACGGAGACGCTCCAGGCGTACCTCGCCGACTGGAACGAGGACGACGCCGCTGCAACAGCCGCGATGTTGAGCAAGCTCACCTCATCCTTGAAGAATTCCATCCGGGCAAGGGCGGCCGGAACCATCACTGAACACGAAAAGCAGGAGTCCATCAATGGCTAACGTCACCGCCGCCGCGGACCAGGAACAGGAGCGCCAGCGCCAGCGCAGCGCCAAACAGGAGTCGCGGCAATCCAAGCGCCACGAACCCGGCGCAGTCATGAACCACCGGCAGATCATGGAGGCCCTCACCGGTCTTCTCGCTGCCTTCTTCACGGCCATCCTCAGCAGCACCATCGTGGCCAACGCGCTGCCAACCATCATGTCCGAGCTCAAGGGCACCCAGACGGACTTCGCGTGGGTCATCACGGCCGCGCTGCTGGCCAACGCAGCCACCACCCCCATCTGGGGCAAGCTCGCCGACCTTTTCGACAAGAAGGTCCTGGTCCAGCTGAGCATCGTGATCTTCGTGGCCGGCTCGGTGATGGCAGGCTTCTCCGAGAATATTCCGTTCCTGCTGACCGCCCGCGTGATCCAGGGTATCGCCATGGGTGGGCTCACTGCCCTGGCGCAGGCAATCATCGGCTCCATCATCCCGCCGCGCGAACGCGGCAAGTACTCCGGCTACATGGGCGCCGTCATGGCGGTCGGCACTGCCGGCGGTCCGCTGCTCGGCGGCTTCATTGTCGACAGCTCGCTCGGCTGGCGCTGGACGTTCTTCGTCTGCGTGCCGCTCGCCGTCGTCGCCCTCATCCTGCTCCAGGTGACGCTCAAGGTTCCGCACGTCAAGCGCCCGGCCAAGATCGACTGGCTCGGTGCCATACTGCTCACCTCAGGCGTCAGCCTGCTCCTGGTCTGGGTCTCCTTCGCCGGCAAGGCCGACTACTACGACTGGTGGTCCTGGCAGTCCGCGGTGATGGTGGGCGGCGGCGTCCTGCTGCTCGCACTGCTGGTGCTGGTTGAATCGAAGGTGTCGCAGCCGATCATCCCGCTGAAGATCATCTCCGAGCGCACCACGGCCCTGGCCATCGTGGCTTCCGTGGCCGTCGGCGTGGCAATGTTCGGCTCCTCCACCTTCCTGGGCCAGTACTACCAGGTGGCCCGCGGCGCCACGCCCACCGAGGCCGGCCTGCTGACCCTGCCCATGATCGCCGGCAACCTGGTGGGTTCGGTGGTGTCCGGCCAGCTGATCAGCCGCTACGGCAAGTGGAAGCGCTTCCTGATCGGCGGCACCATCCTGCTGATCGGCGGCCTGGCACTCGCCGGAACCATGGACCACACCACCGAACTCTGGCTGACCGGCCTCTACACCGGCATCTTCGGCATCGGCCTGGGCATGCTGATGCAGAACCTGGTCCTGGCCGTCCAGAACACGGTCCAGGCAAAGGACATCGGCTCGGCCAGTGCCTCCGTTGCCTTCTTCCGCTCCGTGGGCGGCGCGATCGGCGTGTCCGTCCTGGGCGCTGTCATGGCCAACCACGTCAAGGACCTTGCCACCGACGGGCTTTCGAAGCTTGGCATCCAGGCTTCCGGCAACAGCGGTGCCACCCTGGACCTCAAGGACCTGCCCGTGCCGGTGGCGGACGTCATGCGCGCCGCCTACGGTGACGCCACAGCCGGGATCTTCATGATCTCCGCCATCGTGAGCGCGGTGGCCCTCCTCGCCGTGATCTTCATCAAGGAAGTACCGCTGCGCAAGACCGTGGACATCACCCCTGAGGCCACGCTGCAGGCGAACGCCGCCGGCGAAGCGGGAATGACCGCGATGACCGGCCAGCTGCCCATGGTCTCTCCCGGTGCGAACGGCAACGCCGCAGCCGGGAGCGCGATGCCCGCCAGGAGTGCCGCGCGTGCAGGCACTGCCGGTGCACCGGCAAAGATGTACGACGGCGGTGCTGCCGCTGCCGCCGCGGCGTCCGGCCGGGTGGCTACGGAGGACTTCGAGGAAGCCTTTGCCCAGAGCTTCCGTTCCGATGGGCTCGACCTGGGATCCGTTGACGCGGGCTCCGTTGACGCCCTCTCCGCCGGGACCGTCGACAAGGCTGCCGACGCCGTGGCCAGCGCCGCTGCCACACTCCAGAAACTGCAGGACACCCAGCACCTGCTGGCCCGCCAGCAGGTGGAACTGGGCGGCCTGGTGCTGGACATCCAGGAGCAGCTGCGCTCCCAGCAGGAGGTGGCAGCCCAACAGGCAGCCACGGCCGCGGAGCTGAGTAGGCTCCAGCGCAAACTGCTGAAGGAGCGGAAGGTCCAGGCGGCTGCCGCGCTGTACCTTGCAGGGCGCGGCAAGCACAGTGCTGCAGCTCCGTCCGCTGCCGCTCCGTCTGCCAATGCCCCATCCGCGGGCGCCGGTTCGGAACAGGGCCGCGCGCAGTAGCCTCTCCCTGCCGGAGCCGCCTGACCCCGCGAAGGCAATACCGAAGCCGCAGCCCGCACCGGGAAAACACTCCCGGTGCGGGCTGCGGCTTTTACCGCTGCTGCCGGCCCGGGACCCATCCGCGCAGGGGTTCCGTCCGGAAAAGTAGCATCCAAAGGGACCCAATGTCGGTGGGCGTCACTAGAGTTGGGTCCATGCTCCTCACCCTGATACGGCGCTACTCCAAACCGTATTTTCCCTACATCCTTGCTGTGGTCATTTTCCAGCTCGCATCCACGATCGCCGCCCTCTACCTGCCCAGCCTGAACGCGCAGATCATCGATGAAGGGGTGGCCCGCGGGGACACCGATTTCATCTGGCGCACCGGCGCTGTGATGCTCCTCGTGGCGTTCGCCCAGGTGGCTGCGGCCATCGCCGGCGTCTACTTCGGCTCCAGGACGGCGATGGCGGTGGGCCGCGACCTGCGCCGCGCTGTATTCCGGAAAGTCACCAGCTTCTCCGCCAAGGACGTCAACGCCTTCGGGGCACCCACGCTGATAACCCGCGGCACCAATGATGTCCAGCAGGTGCAGATGCTCCTGCTGATGGGGTTGAACTTCATGGTTGCCACCCCCATCATGTGCATCGGTGGCATCATCATGGCGCTCCGCGAGGACATCAATCTGTCCTGGCTGGTGTGGGTGTCCGTCCCGCTGCTGGCCGTGGTGGTGGGATACCTAGTGGTCCGGCTCATGCCGCTGTTCCGTTCCATGCAGCGGAAGATCGACCGGATCAACGCCGTCCTGCGTGAACAGATCATCGGTATCCGGGTGGTCCGGGCCTTCGTCCGCGAACCGTATGAGACGGACCGGTTCGGCGGCGCCAACAAGGAGCTCACGGACGTCTCGCTGCGCATCGGCGCCCTGTTCGTCCTGATGTTCCCGGCCATCAGCATGATCCTGCATCTGTCCACTGCCGCGGTGCTCTGGTTTGGCGGTCAGCGGGTGGACGCCGGTGCCATGCAGGTGGGGTCGTTGACCGCGTTCCTGCAGTACCTGCTGCAAATCCTGATGGCCGTCATGATGGGCACGTTCATGGCCATGATGATTCCGCGTGCCTCAGTCTGCGCGGACCGCATCGGCGAGGTGCTCGGCGTCGAACCTTCCATCCACGACCCCCTGCGTCCGGTGGCGCCGGCCGCCCTGGAAGGTGTGGTCGAATACCGCAACGTCACCTTCGCTTACCCGGGCGCCGAGTCACCCGTGCTCAGCAACATCAGCTTCACTGCCCGCCCGGGACAAACCATCGCGATCATCGGGTCCACGGGTGCCGGCAAAACCTCCCTGCTGTCCCTCCTGCCGCGGTTGTACGACCCCGCAGAAGGCCAGGTGCTGCTGGACGGCGTCCCGGTGGACAGGCTCGACCGCGCGGAGATCACCAAACGCGTCGCCCTGGTGCCGCAGCGTCCCTACCTGTTCTCCGGCACCATCGAGCACAACCTCCGATTCGGCAAGACCGAGGCAACGGACCAGGAACTGTGGGATGCGCTGCGGGTAGCCCAGGGTGAATCATTTGTCCGGGAAAAGAAGAACGGGCTCGATTCCCGGATCTCCCAGGGCGGCACCAACGTTTCCGGCGGCCAGCGCCAGCGTCTGTGCATCGCCCGCGCGCTGGTGACCAAACCGCGCGTCTACCTGTTCGACGACTCCTTCTCCGCCCTGGATGTTGCCACAGACGCCCGGCTCCGTGCCGCCCTCAAGCGCACCACCTCGGACGCCACCGTGATCATCGTGGCCCAGCGGATCTCCACCATTACAGAGGCCGACCAGATCCTGGTGCTGGACAACGGGCGGATCGTGGACCGCGGCACGCATGAGGAACTCCTGGAAACCTCGCCCACCTACCAGGAAATCGTCGAATCCCAGCTAAGCGTGGAGGAAGTGGCATGACCCCGCGGAAGAAAGACTCCACCCCAGTGGAAGAGATGCCACTGTCCGCCCAGGCACCTGCAGGGGAGGCGCAACCTGGTGCCGTGCAGCCGGAGGATGACGACTTCTTCGAGGAGGAGTTCACGCCCTCCGAAGCGGACGGGGACATGTTCGGCGGCATGCCTGCCAAGAAAGCCGCGCATTTCTGGCCTTCCGCCAAACGGCTCATGGGCCTGCTCAAGCCGGAAGCGGTGGGCATCTACGCCGTGGTGGGCCTGGTAGTCATTTCCGTGGTCCTGAACGTGATCGCCCCCAGGATCCTGGGCCAGGCCATGGACGTCATCTTCGCAGGGGTGGTGGGCAAACAGTTGCCCGCGGGAGCAAGCAAGGAACAGTTCGTGTCCGGCCTGCGCCAGCAGGGGCAGGACAACTTCGCGGACATGGTGTCCCGCATGGAACTGGTGCCAGGTACCGGCATCAACTTCGACAAGCTAAGCATGCTCATCGCCATCGTCCTGCTCATGTACTTCGTTTCGAACATCTTCATGTGGCTGCAAGGGTACGTGCTGAACCGGATCGTCATGAAGGTCATCCGGCGGCTGCGTGACGATACCGAGAGCAAGCTGAACCGGCTGCCGCTGAACTACTTCGACACGCGGCAGCGCGGCGACGTGCTCTCCCGGGTGACCAACGACGTCGACAACATCCAGCAGGCGCTCCAGCAGGCCTTTGCCCAGCTGGTCAACTCTGTGCTGACAGTGGTGGGCATTGTGATCATGATGTTCATCGTCTCCTGGCAGCTGGCGCTGATTGCCCTGGTCGCCCTTCCGCTGTCCGGCGTGGCCGCGGGCCTGATCGGGGTCCGGAGCCAGAAGCTCTTCGCAGCCCAGTGGAAGAACACCGGCTCACTGAACGGCCAGATCGAGGAGTCCTTCTCCGGGCACGACCTGGTCCGCGTCTTTGGCCGTGATGCGGACATGCTGGCCCGGTTCGAGGAACGCAACGAAGCCCTGTACAAAGCAAGCTTCGGAGCACAGTTCGTGTCCGGGATCATCTTCCCGGTCATGCAGTTCGTCTCCTACCTCAGCTACGTGGGCATCGCCGTGGTGGGTGGCCTGCGCGTGGCATCCGGTGCCATGTCCCTGGGCGATGCCACCGCCTTCATCCAGTACTCCCGGGAGTTCACCCAGCCGCTGGGCCAGATGGCGGGCATGGCCAACATGCTCCAGTCCGGTGTTGCGTCCTCCGAGCGCGTGTTCGAATTCCTGGACGCCGACGAACAGGACGCCGAAACAGCCACCGAACACTTGCCGGCCAAGACCGACGGGCACGTGGACTTCCAGAACGTCACGTTCAGCTACACGGAGGACAGGAAGCTCATCGAGAACCTGTCCTTCACGGCCGAACCGGGTAACACCGTGGCGATCGTGGGCCCCACCGGCGCCGGCAAGACCACGCTGGTAAACCTCGTCATGCGGTTCTACGAGCTCAACTCCGGCTCCATCATGCTCGATGGGGTGGA
Proteins encoded in this window:
- a CDS encoding ABC transporter ATP-binding protein, translating into MLLTLIRRYSKPYFPYILAVVIFQLASTIAALYLPSLNAQIIDEGVARGDTDFIWRTGAVMLLVAFAQVAAAIAGVYFGSRTAMAVGRDLRRAVFRKVTSFSAKDVNAFGAPTLITRGTNDVQQVQMLLLMGLNFMVATPIMCIGGIIMALREDINLSWLVWVSVPLLAVVVGYLVVRLMPLFRSMQRKIDRINAVLREQIIGIRVVRAFVREPYETDRFGGANKELTDVSLRIGALFVLMFPAISMILHLSTAAVLWFGGQRVDAGAMQVGSLTAFLQYLLQILMAVMMGTFMAMMIPRASVCADRIGEVLGVEPSIHDPLRPVAPAALEGVVEYRNVTFAYPGAESPVLSNISFTARPGQTIAIIGSTGAGKTSLLSLLPRLYDPAEGQVLLDGVPVDRLDRAEITKRVALVPQRPYLFSGTIEHNLRFGKTEATDQELWDALRVAQGESFVREKKNGLDSRISQGGTNVSGGQRQRLCIARALVTKPRVYLFDDSFSALDVATDARLRAALKRTTSDATVIIVAQRISTITEADQILVLDNGRIVDRGTHEELLETSPTYQEIVESQLSVEEVA
- a CDS encoding ABC transporter ATP-binding protein gives rise to the protein MTPRKKDSTPVEEMPLSAQAPAGEAQPGAVQPEDDDFFEEEFTPSEADGDMFGGMPAKKAAHFWPSAKRLMGLLKPEAVGIYAVVGLVVISVVLNVIAPRILGQAMDVIFAGVVGKQLPAGASKEQFVSGLRQQGQDNFADMVSRMELVPGTGINFDKLSMLIAIVLLMYFVSNIFMWLQGYVLNRIVMKVIRRLRDDTESKLNRLPLNYFDTRQRGDVLSRVTNDVDNIQQALQQAFAQLVNSVLTVVGIVIMMFIVSWQLALIALVALPLSGVAAGLIGVRSQKLFAAQWKNTGSLNGQIEESFSGHDLVRVFGRDADMLARFEERNEALYKASFGAQFVSGIIFPVMQFVSYLSYVGIAVVGGLRVASGAMSLGDATAFIQYSREFTQPLGQMAGMANMLQSGVASSERVFEFLDADEQDAETATEHLPAKTDGHVDFQNVTFSYTEDRKLIENLSFTAEPGNTVAIVGPTGAGKTTLVNLVMRFYELNSGSIMLDGVDITHLSRSELRSKVGMVLQDAWLFGGSIYDNIRYGNLDATHQQVMAAAKATFVDRFVRALPEGYNTVIDEEGNNVSAGEKQLITIARAFVANPSLLILDEATSSVDTRTELLVQKAMAALRSDRTSFVIAHRLSTIRDADTILVMENGQIVEQGNHQVLLEAGGAYHRLYMSQFAGADAGEVPVDDSTAVHS
- a CDS encoding MarR family winged helix-turn-helix transcriptional regulator codes for the protein MSVAPATAADLVSHIYDLQRALRCVTMANIKGQDTGIALQGVLRFIGEGETRAAHLAERLGVSPPVLSRHVAELADAGLVVRTPDPHDGRAQLLALSPRGQEKLAEVVQHRTETLQAYLADWNEDDAAATAAMLSKLTSSLKNSIRARAAGTITEHEKQESING
- a CDS encoding MDR family MFS transporter, with the protein product MANVTAAADQEQERQRQRSAKQESRQSKRHEPGAVMNHRQIMEALTGLLAAFFTAILSSTIVANALPTIMSELKGTQTDFAWVITAALLANAATTPIWGKLADLFDKKVLVQLSIVIFVAGSVMAGFSENIPFLLTARVIQGIAMGGLTALAQAIIGSIIPPRERGKYSGYMGAVMAVGTAGGPLLGGFIVDSSLGWRWTFFVCVPLAVVALILLQVTLKVPHVKRPAKIDWLGAILLTSGVSLLLVWVSFAGKADYYDWWSWQSAVMVGGGVLLLALLVLVESKVSQPIIPLKIISERTTALAIVASVAVGVAMFGSSTFLGQYYQVARGATPTEAGLLTLPMIAGNLVGSVVSGQLISRYGKWKRFLIGGTILLIGGLALAGTMDHTTELWLTGLYTGIFGIGLGMLMQNLVLAVQNTVQAKDIGSASASVAFFRSVGGAIGVSVLGAVMANHVKDLATDGLSKLGIQASGNSGATLDLKDLPVPVADVMRAAYGDATAGIFMISAIVSAVALLAVIFIKEVPLRKTVDITPEATLQANAAGEAGMTAMTGQLPMVSPGANGNAAAGSAMPARSAARAGTAGAPAKMYDGGAAAAAAASGRVATEDFEEAFAQSFRSDGLDLGSVDAGSVDALSAGTVDKAADAVASAAATLQKLQDTQHLLARQQVELGGLVLDIQEQLRSQQEVAAQQAATAAELSRLQRKLLKERKVQAAAALYLAGRGKHSAAAPSAAAPSANAPSAGAGSEQGRAQ